One part of the Novipirellula aureliae genome encodes these proteins:
- a CDS encoding class I SAM-dependent methyltransferase, with product MNRQSKFASIYDEHEWGSTSRSGPGSELFRLKEYVDCLEKVIARDDIQSVVDIGCGDWSFSKNLDWSQVDYTGVDIVPSLSEQLNREHGSENMRFACADLTSDELPTADLCICKDVLQHLSNHSVQKFLSGNLKRYRYALLTNDWRKTKRNRFSIFGKMREFQVPNSETVDGGSRPIRLTEPPFNLPAEQLALFDMRIGRTLFTKETLLWTRT from the coding sequence ATGAATCGTCAATCCAAATTCGCAAGCATTTACGACGAACACGAATGGGGAAGCACGTCTCGCAGCGGCCCTGGATCGGAGCTTTTCCGATTGAAAGAATACGTTGACTGCTTAGAAAAAGTGATTGCACGCGATGACATCCAATCGGTTGTCGACATTGGCTGCGGCGACTGGAGTTTTTCAAAAAACCTGGATTGGTCTCAAGTGGACTACACCGGCGTCGACATCGTTCCGTCGCTATCGGAGCAACTCAATCGCGAACACGGAAGCGAAAACATGAGATTCGCTTGTGCGGATCTGACCAGCGATGAACTGCCAACCGCTGATCTGTGCATCTGCAAAGACGTGCTACAGCACCTCTCGAACCACTCTGTGCAAAAGTTTTTGTCCGGCAATCTGAAACGTTATCGTTATGCCTTACTAACCAATGATTGGCGGAAGACGAAACGAAACCGTTTTAGCATTTTTGGAAAGATGCGAGAATTTCAAGTGCCAAACTCAGAGACAGTTGACGGCGGGTCCAGACCAATCCGACTGACCGAGCCACCGTTCAATTTACCAGCAGAACAGTTGGCCCTTTTTGATATGCGAATTGGACGAACTCTATTCACGAAAGAAACGCTGCTTTGGACGCGTACTTGA